A window of Desulfobotulus pelophilus contains these coding sequences:
- the dut gene encoding dUTP diphosphatase — protein MKVPILRLQNAGDMDLPSYMTEHAAGMDIPAAEDCLLEPGDIQVISTGFAMALPPELEAQIRPRSGLAIRHGITVVNAPGTIDADYRGEIKIGLINLGKKPWQIRRGERIAQMIIAPVCRIIWEETDCLEDTDRGDGGFGHTGMGGSA, from the coding sequence ATGAAAGTTCCCATTCTCCGCTTACAAAATGCCGGGGACATGGATCTGCCCTCCTACATGACAGAGCATGCCGCCGGCATGGATATTCCGGCGGCCGAAGACTGCCTTCTTGAACCTGGCGATATACAAGTGATCTCAACCGGCTTTGCCATGGCGCTGCCTCCGGAACTGGAAGCCCAGATACGGCCCCGGAGTGGACTGGCAATCCGTCATGGCATTACAGTTGTCAATGCTCCTGGCACAATCGATGCTGATTACAGGGGAGAAATCAAGATTGGACTCATCAATCTCGGGAAAAAACCATGGCAAATACGTCGGGGGGAACGCATAGCCCAGATGATTATAGCACCCGTATGCCGCATCATATGGGAGGAAACGGACTGTCTTGAAGATACGGATAGAGGAGACGGAGGATTCGGGCATACAGGAATGGGAGGTTCTGCATGA
- a CDS encoding MBL fold metallo-hydrolase: MPPRRSLSLTVLASGSKGNCIHIDDGETAILIDAGFSCKEITRRMELYNISPKKLSAIILSHEHGDHVTAAGVLSRKFNIPVYGTTGTLNAAGNKTGTLFQRKDITSGVPFAVDRFLIHPFSISHDAADPTGFTISSACAKIGIATDLGIATTLVKAHLMGCHALVLEANHCPDMLDRGPYPWALKQRVKSRAGHLSNTAARDLLGELANPSLSHVILAHLSEKNNLPEKANRIVGEALDQTTTKLFTACQPAPLAPIRLTMPAARPLCA, encoded by the coding sequence ATGCCCCCTCGCCGGTCCCTTTCCCTCACGGTGCTGGCCAGTGGCAGCAAGGGCAACTGCATTCATATTGATGACGGGGAGACAGCCATTCTTATAGATGCAGGGTTTTCATGCAAAGAAATCACACGCCGCATGGAACTTTACAATATTTCACCGAAAAAGCTGTCTGCCATAATCCTCTCCCACGAGCACGGCGATCATGTCACAGCCGCCGGAGTCCTTTCACGGAAATTCAATATTCCCGTATACGGAACAACGGGTACCTTAAACGCTGCAGGAAATAAAACGGGGACTCTTTTTCAGCGCAAGGACATTACCTCCGGAGTACCCTTTGCGGTGGACCGATTCCTTATCCACCCCTTTTCCATTTCCCATGATGCGGCAGATCCAACAGGGTTCACCATCAGCTCTGCCTGTGCCAAGATCGGTATCGCGACCGATCTTGGCATTGCCACAACTCTGGTTAAGGCGCATCTCATGGGGTGTCATGCTCTGGTTCTGGAAGCCAATCACTGCCCGGATATGCTGGACAGGGGACCTTACCCATGGGCTCTTAAGCAACGGGTAAAAAGTCGGGCAGGCCATCTCTCCAACACAGCCGCACGGGACCTTCTGGGGGAGCTGGCCAATCCCAGCCTGTCTCATGTTATTCTTGCCCATCTGAGTGAAAAAAATAATCTCCCTGAAAAAGCGAACCGTATTGTTGGGGAGGCGCTGGACCAGACCACTACCAAGCTTTTTACTGCCTGTCAGCCTGCTCCGTTAGCCCCGATCCGACTGACGATGCCCGCTGCCAGACCTCTCTGCGCCTGA